The genome window CGCTCAAGAGTATCTGATGGAGTGTATTATACAGGTATTTCCCGATGAGTTTCATCTGCAGACGCTCGATCCGTTCCTAAAGTCCTGCGCCCAACTGGAGACGGGTGTAAATGTTAAGAACATTATTATATCGTTGATTGAACGCCTGGCTGCCTACAATCAGCGCAGTGGCAAGGTGAGTGCATCGATTTTTGACGGATGTTTATTAAAGATATGCTAATTGAGAATCTATTTGCAGACCAGTGGCAATGCCATTGATGCCATCATACCCGCCGAAGTGGAACTGTTCGAGGTGTTCAGCGTGCAGGTGGCAAACATTGTGCAGACGCGCACGGACATGCCGCTGGAGGACACAATTTCGCTGCAAGTGGCCTTACTCAGTCTGGCGCAGAAAGTGTATCCCGATCGTGTTGATTACGTGGACAAAGTGCTGGGCACAACTGCACAAATACTCGATCGCATGAACATGAACAAGTAATTGAATTCTTCCATCGTTTATTCTGTGCATcctaattaataatattcgTACTTACAGCATCTCGCATTTGTTGTCGGTCAATCAGGAACTGTCTCGTCTTCTGCGCATATGCATAGATTTCTATAACAATGCGTTGACCATTATACAACTGCTTAACTTCTGTCCGCTGCTGGAAAAGTTCGATTACACGTCGCGCAAATCGTTGGCTCTGTATATGGTCATGAATATACTGGAGAATGAGACGCAGGTGCCGACAGCAGAGCAAGCAGACAGCTTATTGACGATCATAACCCCGTTGATTAAGGATGACGACTCAAGTACAGCAGCTACAACTAATAGTGCAGACGCAGAAGAGTTTGCTGAGGAGCAGGGCGTTGTGGCACGGTAAGTTGTAATGTCTAATCAAATGAATATCGTTTCATATGCATTTCCTTTACAGTTTCATACATCTGTTGAGATCAGATGAGCCGGATATGCAATACAAAATGCTGCAAACAGCGCGTAAACATTTGGGCAATGGCGGTGGCCAGCGATTGAAGCATGTGCTGCCGCCGCTTGTGTTTGCTGCCTATCAGCTGGCGTTTAAATACAAAGCCATTGCCGAGCAGGATGAGAACTGGGACAAAAAGTGCCAGAAGATTGTGCAGTATTGCCATAGCACTATCAGCGCATTGGCTAAAGCTGATTTACCCGATTTGGCGCTACGTTTATATCTGCAAGGCGCCCTTGTGATTGGTGAAATACGCTACACGAATCATGAAACTGTTGCGTATGAGTTCATGACGCAGGCATTCTCGCTGTATGAGGATGAGATTTCCGATTCGAAGGCACAACTGGCGGCAATCACACTCATAATGTCCACATTCGAGCAAATGTCCTGCTTCGGCGAGGAAAATGCTGAGCCGCTGCGCACGAACTGCGCTCTGGCTGCGTCCAAGCTGCTGAAGAAGCCCGATCAGTGCCGTGGAGTTGTGGCCTGTGCGGCGCTCTTCTGGAGTGGCAAGTAAGTGAAACAAATACAATCTTAGTTAACTTTTAACTATCATAAACTGTTCCTTCCTTAGGCAAAATGGTGAGGAAATGCGCGATGAGAAACGAACGTTGGATTGCCTGAAGAAGGGCGCACGCATTGCATCGCAGTGCCTGGACACAGGAGTGCAAGTGCAGTTGTATGTGGAGCTATTGAATCACTATCTCTTCTACTTTGAACGTGGCAACTCACTCATCACAGTGGCAATGCTGAATCAGGTAACACGTTTATCTCAGTTTCGAATTTGCCGTTTTTACACTTGTCATTTCACAGCTTATTGCTAAGGTGAATGAGGAGCTGCCGAATCTGGAGCCGAGCGAGGAAACCAAACAGATCGAGAGTCATTACAAGAATACGTTGGCGCATTTACGCAGTCGCATGGAATCGAATGACACGACACTGGAAGTCTCCTTTGCTGGCATCACACTCAATTAGTTGAAACAGTTGTCTCGAGATTGTAACTAATCGCGATACAGCTCTCCTCATTTAGTGAAACAGCACGCCCCCTTGAtcatgcatatttttgtaaCGCTACTTATCAGTCAACAGACAGTTAACCCACTCTTTAAAAGGCTGGACAAATTAGAACAATGCAGAACCACGCGACCGAGCATTGCGATACgatcaaacaaacaagcaaacaaaaaaaaactgttttcTTAAAGAAACGAAATTCCATGATAAATTGTAGATTTGTTTAGGGTAGTGGAGCATGGACTACCGATAAAGTGCTTATGACATTTTGATTTCCAATTCGGTTTCGATTATATAATTCTAAGTGCAAAGTATCAACATTCTCGATGATTTTTCCTCCCTTATTATATTATTCGCGTATTTAGTTAATAATTACAAGTAATTatcctcaacaacaacatcattaaattgtattttattttattgtattcatTAATCcctgcaaaacaaataaacactcgtgtgaaatattgttaaacaaattgaaaaaaataaaataaaagcaaacccTTAAATGAATTAACTATTATAATACATACCAATATGAATTAACctttatgtatacatatatgcaatttCCAACGGTTTTGATTGTGGATAAATAAAGTTAAgatcaaattgtttttagaatgtgtataaaaaagaaaacgaaagtgattaacatgaaattcatttcctttattaaaaatatacatacattataAGCCGAACACGCTAAATCGGTCTATGAATCAGTTAACTTTCatttacaatacaatacatgAGTAAGATAAGCATAGGCGGTGTAATTCGTCaatacataacatatacataagtaAAGTGAACCCTACTCTCGATTCCTACAAAGATCGTCTCAAGCCATACTTGGAATCACTTTTTCTCATCGCGAATGTTTCACTAGAAGAATTCGTATGCTATTTTGTCGATTTGTTGTGGCAGTTGTTTGTATGTGAGATAAGTTTTTGGCGGTGTATTGGATTTTGGATACTTTATTTGAAGGACGGCGGTGTGTGGTAGTTAATGTGGCAGTATCGTGTTACGATTTCATAGAtagcaattttataaattaattgattacGATAgggaatacaaataaaagtaagaaTTCGTTGGGGGTGTGGCGATTGTTTTGGTGTTTTTGGTGCATGGCGATTGAGAAGGAGCTGATCAGCTTGGGCTAACAATGCTTGCGTCGCGACTTAAAGCTaatcattgtttttgttttttttttattagtacCTAAGATCTAgcataaatttacaattagaAGCGCCTAATTCACTTACAGTGCCGGagcaaaatggaaaattttgaaacatgagataaaaattgttcGTCACTGCAAAGCTCGAGAGATTACGTGAGCTTAATTTCTTGCTCTCTTCTTCGGTAACAACTTATGCCGACTTTGTGCGGAAATAGTTGTACACATCTGGCCACGAAGCCAGCACATACTCCTCGATGCCGCACTCATTGCGGCCACGTTGAATGCGGAAATAGCCATGTTCGCCCCACCAAGGACCCCACGAATTGGCCGCGATCTGCAAGTACGAATTTCCAAGAGAGTCAAAATAGGAAAAGAGTGAATCGATAGGCATCAACTTACCCAGTACTTAACACCATCATGCTCCTCGCCCCAGCCCACAAGTTTCACCGAGTGGAAGCCAGTGGGTGCGCCACGATTGGCGGCTGTCTGGTGATAGACACCACCTGAGTACGAGAAGAAATCCCTGTAGATGCGCATGGTGGCCTGCACGGGTCCCGAGTGATAGATCTCGGCCATGATGTCAGCCTCCCGACTCAGACTGTAGGCGGGGCCAACGGTGTAGAAGTTATCACGATTCACACCCGTGGCGGCCCGACAGCCGTTGGCCTTCAGCGAGCGGCTGTTGTGGCGAATCTTGCAGCTGCCGCGCTGCTGTGTGTAGGGATAACACTGCTCATCGACGACGCCCTTCTTGTGCAGATAACGCCAGGCTGCATCCAGGTGTCCGCCCTCGCAGCCCTGCTGGCGACGTGTGCACGACAGGATGTTCTGCGGCGACAGCTGAACAATCTCCTTGCCCTGACTCTGGATGGCAAAGCGATCGGAGGCCACCGAGGTGGTGGACAGCACCCATGAGGAGCCGCACCAACCCTGATCGGGCACATCGGAAATGTAACTGGACCACTTCTCGACGGCATTGAATTGATTTGGCAAATCGTTGGCCGGATTGGACAAACGGGTCATGGCCTTCACACGATAAGTGGGCTCCTTGGTGCCCAGACGCAGACGCAATCCCTCGCTGTACTTGCGTCCCCACCACTCGTCGTATTTGCGTGCCGACCAGCCGAGTTCGTGGATGGAGTTGACGCTGTGGACGAGCTCGTCGTCGGTCAGACAGAGATCAGTGTCGCACTGAACGACGCCGCCATCGAGGCAACGGCACTCGTTGCAGTTATCGAATGTGGTGTTGTACTTGTGGAAGTAGATGCCGTTGTGCAGGCAGCTCAACACCGGATCCGGTTCATTGAAGCAGAAGGAGCGATAATCCGGACAACAGTCGCCGGAGTCATCGCGATCGCAGAACTCATCACAGTAGCAAAGTGTAGCTATCGATCGATTAGTGTAAATTAGTCACCGCAAAAATGAGTCATAGTTTGGGGGATACTCACTTGAGATGGGCATCGAACAGCCGTCACGCCGATCCTTGCAGCATGTGTTCTGTCGCGCACAATACGGACCCGGGAAGTCCAGCTTAAGTGTGTGATCATAGGCAGTGGCCAGTgccaggagcagcagcagtatcGATAGCGCCAACAGGGCGCATTTGACAGCCATGGCTACGATTTAGGTATATcacaaaaatgcaacaactgAAAAGACGTCAAGACAAAAAAAGGTTTTAATCTGTTGTGTGCTTAGTTCACTTTCATTTATCTTATCTCagctgttttgcattttttgcgATGCTGTGATTAGATAaatgtttttgcaatttaccaaaaaaaaaaaatttaccaaatatcaattttcaaGTCCCCCATTTGCTTATCAGCAAGAATGTTTGCAAAAGAATGCGcgtattacgcatacgccccgtgAAACACTAAACTCCTAATTAGATCGccaatgaatttcaattatgcATGCCAAAGTTTGCGACTTTATTAAATcgcaaagcaaacaacaaacccGTTTTGTTAGCTTCCTAAATTTCGAGCTACTGCGTAGCACACATTGTGTTGTCTCTTGTAATTAATAACTGGGCTTAAACTACATATAGAGAGAAGAAGGCAGCGAGCACACGACTTTTCTTAAAGCACGCTTCACAACCcttttcaaaaaatttcaCGCTCATCAAAAATTCATTGCATGAATTCACAAATCAAATGTTAAGTTTAGATCAGAGTTGACCAAGAAGTTGATACCTAGCAACAAGTTTGCagaaaattaaacttttacGATCAATTTGCGAATCAATTGAAATAGCAATAGCTTTTTAAAGAGCTGAATGGGTTACCTGACCAGTCGATAAATTGATATACCCTATCGGATATTCAATTAACGGTGACCAAAACGCCAGCAATCATATAACagtaaacttttaaaaattctGATGACGTCAACtataaaaagcattttaaacACGAAAGTTTTTGGCTTCGGTTCGATTCAGCACCGAATTCAAATTTACGCCAAGactgcaaaaaagaaaacaaaaaaaaaataacactacaacaataacaaaaaaggaGGCATTAAGCCAAGTAGAAGCGCCCCTTTTCTTTGGGTTCCGGACTTGGACTTGAACTTGCGAGAGTTATGACAGAGCATTAAACTTGTTTGACTTTCAGAATGCGcgtttatcaaaaaaaaaaaaaaacattcaagaataataataataaagaaggtttattatttatttaaatgcaaatggcaaatagaTTTTTCCTGTTTCGCCTTCGAGTTTTAAGATTCGCGCTACAAGCGCAACGTTTTATGCTTATAAAGTGATTAGTTTTTATTGAGTGCTACAACGAAATGTATTCAATTATCGAATGGATTCATAAATAGCATCTGAATCATGCGGGGTCTGTCTTCAAACATTTGTCTAAGGTTCGCAACTCTTCTTTATCCGCATTGTTTGCGCTTtggatttttttgtttttgctttcttgAAGCTGAACCcgtttataattttgtgctaatttatttgaaagttTGATTCGCTAATTGAttggaaaatattaatgagCTGGCTCATCCTCCCCAATAGGCTAGACTAATTGATGTAACTGCCGAATTCCAAATTCAAAACTGGCGCCAAATTGACATATTTTTCATATAGCTGTCCCTAATCACGTTGTTAACTAATTTCATtccaattcatttaaaatgcttttagTTGTCGCAAAACCAACTTGATTGCATTTAGTTaatgataaatattttctataacaCATTTGAATaactaactaattaattttgtgataAATATACAAAGACAAATTCAAGTTATTTCGAaagagaaaatattaaatcacttgcaaaaattaatttgtttgcattttgttctTGATTAATTCTTTTCAAAAGCACATTTGAATAATTGagtaactaattaaattttgctaattaatatacaaataaaagtgaaacgaatttgatttgaaatgcaaaaatattaattcacTGATTCCACATTTACACAAAAGAAtgtttgttaatatttataaatatttgtcaaattaatcataataattataaggcaattttttattgattttattaactgcattgtttttaaaagCACTTAAATAGTTAAACCGTTAAACgttgcaataaattttatgaGCATACTAACATTTATGAGCTTGCACAATTTATCGGTGGTAcgaatatggtatattataatatgtaGAAGAATTTAACACTTTCTAGCCAATAAGTTCTTAAGCCAATAACAAATTCTGCTCAGACTTTTTCTTAACACGTTGTTTGCGCGATCGCGGCCAGCCGTTGACTGAATTCAATAAAAGATTTTGGCCACCATCAAAGCAAAGCCGTCGCCGCTGTTAAGGCCTCCTCTATTGCTACTGTTGTTATTACCGCttacatgtgtgtatgtatgtgtaggTGGCAGTCAAATAGAGCGCATTCACGCTCTCTCTGTTAAACAACGCTGTTACGTCCGCTTGCTCTTTGTAGTATTGTGTAGGTGGCGGCTTGAACGAGAGAGCGAGGGCACACGATCTGGCTGTTAAGTTAACAGCGTGGGCTATCTCTGTTATTGTGTTGACtgtgaaagagaaagagcgcACTCACGTTCGTCGCTATCGCTGTAATGGGTCTGCATAGTAACAGCTGTTGTTAGTGTGTGCCCAATGCACAATGATAATTGCTTTATATGGCGATTCCTtttaaaatgcacacacacacacacatggcgAGGTTTGTATGTATTGCCGTTCCTCGTTAGTAGCACGTTTGGCTGAAAAGATTCTCACCTGAGATATGTAATACAGACataagctttttttttgttttggtaaaATTCcttaaattgtttgccaagACCTTTGGCTGGGGCAAAGGCGTGAGCGTTTTTTTGTGCGCACTTAATTTACGAATATTTCgaatgtttgtttgcttgtttgtatttattatcaaACGAAATTGATACAATATAACACAGAACAAATGTAGGTATGTTTTCAaatgtgtgtacatacatacgcacTTAATTGCACTCAATTTAAGTTCAAGGttacacaaaacaaatcaaacaatAGATTCATTGTAGATATGTATAGACTATTAACGTTTATGTGTCATGCGTATAAGAAAGTTTATTCATCAGTGCTTTGCCAAAAGTGTgcgaaattgaattaaataccTTGTTAATTTCAATTCTCACATCTCGAGATTCACGCTTCTGTATTTACCATGCAATGTTCATATAAGCTGACGCATATCGATAAGATCTGTATCTCTGATACGTAATACTTCAACTCGTATTCGTATCTGAGACTCTTTGTCTGTCATTTCACTTGGCATTAATTTTGTTGCGAATCGTTTCTGTTTTTCACATACATAATTCCCATAATGCAGGAATTTGCATATAGAAGCCATAAATGAATATGATTTGTGCAGCTTCTGCAAT of Drosophila nasuta strain 15112-1781.00 chromosome 3, ASM2355853v1, whole genome shotgun sequence contains these proteins:
- the LOC132788969 gene encoding vacuolar protein sorting-associated protein 35 isoform X2, with the translated sequence MTMPNGLDDQEKLLAEAVGAARKQAFQMNHFLDKERMLDALKCASTMLSELRTSMLSPKSYYELYMAVTNELCHLELYLSEKSHKETDLYELVQYSHTIAPRLYLLITVGIVYIKNDSTLKRSILKDLVEMCRGVQHPLRGLFLRNYLLQCTRNILPDVLVAENEHEGNVYDAIDFVLTNFAEMNKLWVRMQHQGHSSEKTRREKEREELKILVGTNLVRLSQLESATLETYKRLILPGILEQVVSCRDAIAQEYLMECIIQVFPDEFHLQTLDPFLKSCAQLETGVNVKNIIISLIERLAAYNQRSGKTSGNAIDAIIPAEVELFEVFSVQVANIVQTRTDMPLEDTISLQVALLSLAQKVYPDRVDYVDKVLGTTAQILDRMNMNNISHLLSVNQELSRLLRICIDFYNNALTIIQLLNFCPLLEKFDYTSRKSLALYMVMNILENETQVPTAEQADSLLTIITPLIKDDDSSTAATTNSADAEEFAEEQGVVARFIHLLRSDEPDMQYKMLQTARKHLGNGGGQRLKHVLPPLVFAAYQLAFKYKAIAEQDENWDKKCQKIVQYCHSTISALAKADLPDLALRLYLQGALVIGEIRYTNHETVAYEFMTQAFSLYEDEISDSKAQLAAITLIMSTFEQMSCFGEENAEPLRTNCALAASKLLKKPDQCRGVVACAALFWSGKQNGEEMRDEKRTLDCLKKGARIASQCLDTGVQVQLYVELLNHYLFYFERGNSLITVAMLNQLIAKVNEELPNLEPSEETKQIESHYKNTLAHLRSRMESNDTTLEVSFAGITLN
- the LOC132788970 gene encoding tubulointerstitial nephritis antigen-like, which codes for MAVKCALLALSILLLLLALATAYDHTLKLDFPGPYCARQNTCCKDRRDGCSMPISTTLCYCDEFCDRDDSGDCCPDYRSFCFNEPDPVLSCLHNGIYFHKYNTTFDNCNECRCLDGGVVQCDTDLCLTDDELVHSVNSIHELGWSARKYDEWWGRKYSEGLRLRLGTKEPTYRVKAMTRLSNPANDLPNQFNAVEKWSSYISDVPDQGWCGSSWVLSTTSVASDRFAIQSQGKEIVQLSPQNILSCTRRQQGCEGGHLDAAWRYLHKKGVVDEQCYPYTQQRGSCKIRHNSRSLKANGCRAATGVNRDNFYTVGPAYSLSREADIMAEIYHSGPVQATMRIYRDFFSYSGGVYHQTAANRGAPTGFHSVKLVGWGEEHDGVKYWIAANSWGPWWGEHGYFRIQRGRNECGIEEYVLASWPDVYNYFRTKSA
- the LOC132788969 gene encoding vacuolar protein sorting-associated protein 35 isoform X1, yielding MYPWSSSSYSGQATNGGQSRTMPNGLDDQEKLLAEAVGAARKQAFQMNHFLDKERMLDALKCASTMLSELRTSMLSPKSYYELYMAVTNELCHLELYLSEKSHKETDLYELVQYSHTIAPRLYLLITVGIVYIKNDSTLKRSILKDLVEMCRGVQHPLRGLFLRNYLLQCTRNILPDVLVAENEHEGNVYDAIDFVLTNFAEMNKLWVRMQHQGHSSEKTRREKEREELKILVGTNLVRLSQLESATLETYKRLILPGILEQVVSCRDAIAQEYLMECIIQVFPDEFHLQTLDPFLKSCAQLETGVNVKNIIISLIERLAAYNQRSGKTSGNAIDAIIPAEVELFEVFSVQVANIVQTRTDMPLEDTISLQVALLSLAQKVYPDRVDYVDKVLGTTAQILDRMNMNNISHLLSVNQELSRLLRICIDFYNNALTIIQLLNFCPLLEKFDYTSRKSLALYMVMNILENETQVPTAEQADSLLTIITPLIKDDDSSTAATTNSADAEEFAEEQGVVARFIHLLRSDEPDMQYKMLQTARKHLGNGGGQRLKHVLPPLVFAAYQLAFKYKAIAEQDENWDKKCQKIVQYCHSTISALAKADLPDLALRLYLQGALVIGEIRYTNHETVAYEFMTQAFSLYEDEISDSKAQLAAITLIMSTFEQMSCFGEENAEPLRTNCALAASKLLKKPDQCRGVVACAALFWSGKQNGEEMRDEKRTLDCLKKGARIASQCLDTGVQVQLYVELLNHYLFYFERGNSLITVAMLNQLIAKVNEELPNLEPSEETKQIESHYKNTLAHLRSRMESNDTTLEVSFAGITLN